One Delphinus delphis chromosome 16, mDelDel1.2, whole genome shotgun sequence genomic window, TCCTTTCTTAGGTCAATATACACTACCGTATATTTGCTCTGTGCTAAAACATATTTAAGTACactctaattctaaaatattttggtttttatagTAGTAATCAAATTGTAACTGTTGAAATACAATACCAATGGGAGTTCAGTAACAGAAAATACTGCCCACAAGAAGACATTAGGAAATATAATGAGACTTCTTGATGTCCTGAGGGAGTATTTTAGGAAAATACTTGTATTAAACAATTATAGTCAGAGGCATAAACtcttgaaataaaaaagatcacatTTACTACTgagaacagtttttaaaagataatggaATATCCTaaagtgtaaaagaaaaattgctttgTTTACCTGTAAAATTCTTAAGATTCAAGAACACATTGATTCTTAAAGATTAACCATTTGAATTGGTAATATTACactataatcaaaataattttttaaacttctaatttTTGTAAGAAGTTTGTAATTGAGTTATAATACCTAAAAACAATCAAAAGACCAAATGCTCACCGCTGGATGAAATGCTGGACATTATAATGCATCAATAAATGAggatattacatttttattagtaGTAACAGTTATTAGGATTAAGAGTATTAGGATGAGAAAAACTATCAGAAATGGTAGGTAAAAATATAGAACTCAGAATGATATAAAAAATAGAGTGTAAATCGTGCCCAGTTAAGGATATTGAcagttgttttatttaatttcattatatttaacTCTTAAAACTTAGATCTTTCTGTTTAACTTTTATCTTCACATGATTAAATATGTAAAAGGAGAGGGGGTGTAGTAGCTAAAGGGTACAGAGTTGCTTTTTgtggtgatgaaagtgttctaagATTAACTGTGGTGATAGTTGCGCGTatgtgtgaatatattaaaaaccattgaattttacactttaaatgggtgaattgtatggtatatgaactatatctcaataaaaagtaGGTGAGGGAAGCACTATTCAAGCTTTTTTTCTAATACTGCAAATATAGTTATGAatgcctatttttaaaagagcattgAAAACAAGTggtttgggggggagggataaattaggagtatgggattaacagatgcacactaccatacataaaatagatacacaaagatttactgtggagcacagggaactatatttagtatcttgtaataaactataatggaaaagaatttttaaaaaaggaatatagatatatcatatatatgtataactgagttactttgctgtatatctgaaactaacacaatactgtaaatcaactataattcaattaaaataaataaataaaattcaagtaaaatatgtaaaaggaaagaaaagaatgatttgTTAAAATTCGCGTGATTATTTTAAACACTGGAAGCAAAAAAGATTTATATTTCATGTTACATTGCCACTTCTATCAtacatctgtgtgtctgtgtgtccgtgtgtgtgtgtgtgtgtgtgtgtgtgtgtgtgtgtgtgtgtgtgcgtgtgtggcaCGGTGGTGGGAAGTctcccagggagagagagagagaagtctggGAGGGGCATAGTCAGGGAGGCCTGTTCCGTTCCATCGATAACACGTTCATTTACTGGAAGCCGGCTAAAACAGACTAATCCTTCTTGCAGTCATTCCCTCTATCTTAACAAGGCTCCGCCACCTCGCCCAGAACTCGGTAAGTTCAAAGTGCAGTAAAAGTgcgtttttccaaagaataatCTGAAATGACACTGTAGATAATTTACTGGAgggtggagaagggagggggtggaggaaggggtggaggaaggggtggAGGTGGTAATTATCAGGCATCGCTTTGCTATCATATTTGCAATGGGGAGAAAAACCTCAATGCGCAAATAGTTTCAAAAAGATTAGACAGTAATTGGCTTTTTCCCAGGAAACCTCTTCAGAGGGGCCACTCGCAAACTGCTGCTGCCCACTGAAAACCGAGGCCCAGAAAGTCTGGGGAGGAAGATTGGCAGGTGCCTGTGCTTGGGCCAAGGGCTGCGCCCGACTCAGTCAGTAgccgtctctgcctctgtccccagGTCTAAGGGATGCTGCTATCCTGGCCCTGCTACCACTGAAGCGCTCAGGGGTACCTGGAAAGCCGACCTGAGTGCAGACACCACGAGCCATGAGTCCTCTGAGGCTGCGAGCGTCTCTCtcgttgctgctgctgctgggtggCTACCTCCTCGAGGGCGCCGGGAGAAACCAGCAGGCGATCGGCAGCGCGGTCGAGTCAGCCCCGGGCCCCGCGGGCGGCTCCTCCGGTCGCTTCGTCAGCCCCGAGCGGCATGCGTGCAGCTGGCAGCTCCTGCCGCCCGCCCCAGGGCCCGCGGCGGGCAGCGAGCTGGCGCTGCGCTGCCAGGGCCCCGACGGGGCGCGCCACCAGTGTGCCTACCGCGGGGAGCCGGGGCGCTGCCCGGTCTATGCCGCCAGCCCCTCGCACTACTGGAAGCAGGTGCTGGGTGGGCTGCGCAGGAAGCGGCGGCCCTGCCACGACCCCGCGCCGCTCAAGGCCCGCCTGTGCGCGGGCAAGAAGGGCCAGGGCGCGGAGCTGCGCCTGGTGCCCCATGCATCCCCGTTCGTCAGCCCTACTGGGGCGGGCTTTCCCCGGGATCCCAAGCTCCGGGCCAGGAGCCGGGGGCAGCCCCGAGAGACCGCGCGCAGCCCCACCGTAGGGGCCCCGCCTCCCTCGAACGCGCCGCCCAAAGGGAAGCCCTCTGAGAAGAAGaccaaaggaggcaagagaaagGCTGCATGGAACCCAGACGAGGAGCGATCTCTGGGGACCCGGCCCGATCCCGACGAGCTGGACGAGAACACGAAGCTCACGGAGACCTACTGTGCTGAGAAGTGGCATTCCCTCTGCAACTTCTTTGTCAATTTCTGGAATGGCTGAGGGTGCgggcctggggagggaaggggagagagagggaggggatctGTGCGCAGCCCGGGAGGGGAAGCTAAGGGCATCCTAGGCCACAAGATACTGGATAGAGAGTGGGGAAGAGTCCAGGTTCTAGAATGGGtctggggggtggaggtggggcttgGGATGAGAGTATAAAGGCTATGGAGAGTCTCTGAGACAGCAGGgaagttaaaaattataaagagtcGACCCTGTTTAAGAGCAGAAGAACTAATAGAAACAGAAGTAGGCATACCCTAAATGTGTAAAAACTGTAGACTGGGGAGAGAGACGGGTACAGAGAGAGGCTGAAAAAATGAGTGGGAAAAATTGACTAAAATGATGTGACTCTCGTGTGGGAAGCAGGATACAATGTACACTGTTTAACgcatttctattaaaatatactCATGAGCAGCTGATAACCTGAGCCAGGTTGAATTTTCAGTGCCATCTCACCTACTCAGCTGACAAGATTaccaactttttttctctttaggaaTTAGTATGAACTTGGGTGCTCTCTCCTGTCATAGATGATCCCTATAGGGGATCAATGGATCTGAAGCCATTCAGAGCTCAAAACTGACTCCAGTGAAAAGGTTTTCAGCATGATTGCCTTTGAATTCTTTTAGAAGTGCTGCTTTTAAACAGAGTGATGCCTAGTGTTCTGAAACTGTCCTATTAACCTTCCAAATTCAGAAGTGAATTATAAGAGTTGAGTGCTCCAGtaggttttaaaaaacaattctctTTGTATTTGatcgtattttttaaaaaagctaaaatgTAAGTACATATCTCAGAGTCATTTGGACCATTATGGAAGTCATCTCTCTGTCTCATGTAATTAATTGttaacatatttcattttaaataagatgAAATGATAGACTTTGCATGTGTTAGGCGCTCAATAAAAACTGTACGGCTAGATTTAAAGAACTGGCAGGACAATGGAAATTTTGACTGCATTTGATCTAGTTCTGAGTATACCTTGAAGTTAGTTCCTAAAAACGTCTTGAATTGTTGGGGAAAGACAAGAACAAGTCTGCATAAGGGAAAAATCACAAACTGACAAACCCTGGGTCCTATCATTGCTCTGTTTGGCCTGCATGAAGTTCTCTCATTTTTccactcttcctccctccctcccaattgGGATTTGTTGctagcatttaaaaattagataatttcATATAAAAAGCCAGATTTCTGAATTCTCTTGTAAAATTAGATCTAATGACATTGGACACATCTTTCCACATTGCAACAACTGGATGATGCTGAATATTGGCTGACCTCTTTAGAGTAGatatattttcttgggttttcCCACTGCTGCTGCACGTCTTATAAATtgactttattcatttatattacaGGGCTGAACCCATGAGACATTTAAGCCACCACCAGATATAAGTGTTTTTGGCTGACCTTCTGTTTTTCTCACCTCCTCTCCTTTAAAATAATGGTAAATGCAACAATCTTACAGATACTGAAGATCTCCTGAACTTTTTCCTCCTTGACCAGCCCCTAGAAAATGTAAACTATCTTTTACCTATTCTGTACATTCTTCACACAATTGGCAAAACATTCAGATTGACCATAGTTTCATGCCACGTTTATGAATCACATTCTGAGTAACATTGACCATTAGATAAAATTCATCTTGGCCAAGGAAAGGAAGCTCAGAGTAGCTTGAGACCACCCCCTAAAGATAGGATTGCAAGGTTtgagggatcttaattccccgaccagggaacgAACTTGGCCCCCCCTGCagtagactgccagggaattatcCAAAGGGATTCAGTCTTACAGGGCACTTACACAAAATGGTGATCAGAAACTCTCCATCTCAGCTGGGAgccacataaaaagaaataagcaagaaATGTGTAGTTGTAGAAGGGAGAATTATCTGATGAGGAGAACAAAATACAGTGCTCGTATCCCTGACGCGTAAGCAAGAGGGTATGTGTGATGTCCTTCGATGACAGCGACTTGAAAGGAGATGAGAATGTTTCTGGTCTTGGAGGCTTGGGGACCACAGCTGCCCTCCCAGCTCCATGGTTTTCTTACAACTTCAAAGAGCATCTCTCCTTACTTCCTGCCCGATGCTTACAGCTGCAGAGCTTTGATGAACTTACCCCAAGTTTGTCCCTCCTGTGACCTCTGGCTCACCACATTCAAACTCTTCcccatttcaatttttaaaagcaggcATAAAAGCAGACCAAagccttcctttcccttttgtaAAGCAAGACAGCTGCTTCAGCCATATTAAAATTATTAGGTGGTCATTATATACAGACAACAGCAGTTAGAAAAAGATAATGTAAGGTGCCATTAATAATAGCAATCCAATTCATTAAactcaataaaaatatacaagagCTATGTGAAGAACACAGAAATACTTCTGAGGGCAGAACAGAAAGACTTGagtaaatgaaaacatgtgtggattatgattatgattatgattaaagaagccttaacatttaaaaatgtcaatcTGTAAATAATCTATACATTTAAACATGATAACAACAGACTACCAAAAGGATTTTTTGGTGCGAGAATTgggcaaactgattctaaaattccaaAGGAAAACCAAAACGAATTTGGGGACTGGAGGGGTGCAGGGTTGTAtgtttcagagagagagaaaaaaaggatgcTTTCATTGAGGTTAAGGGTACAATTTGAAATGGTTAAATACAGAATCTCCCCAAGGACTGCTGGCAGCACAGTGCAAAACAATGTAAATGATGTGAGTGGACTGTTTCTAGGTAACCACAGGGACTCTCCATAGAAGGCCAGAAGCTTCCAACCAGCGCTTCGGTTGACTGTTGCCGCCTCTGAGCTGGGTGGTCATGTGATCGTGGCGGGGCTGAGGACCCTAAACCTTTGATCCATATGTTCTTTTGTTCCCAGGCATAACGATCACAATGAGAACGATTCTTCTCCAAATCGAGACAGGGAGAGGGCCCTTATGCATTGATTTTAAGATGTGGGGAGAGAGGTGAAGGGAAGATGGCCAGTGTGGGATCCCCAGGAGGGTGAGATGTCACAGTTTATATTTAATCATGTGTTAGTATTCCTTGGGAGTGCCACAGGATGAAATGTTTGCCAGCATTTAGAGGTAGCtctttatcttctctcttttctcccttcctattATTACTTAAGGCTTGGGAGGGCTCtcgattaaattttaaaaaagcaaagcaaaagaacACACTAcacaacagaacacacacacaccatacacacacacacacacacacacacacacacagaggattggAGTATTTTGAAAACTTACTGCCTGCAGTATGCCCAGAGGAAAGAAGTTGATTAGGACAGTCACGTCTTTCATTCCTTAGCTCACACCAGCAGTCTCCACCATGTGGGTATGCAACCAGCTTCTCAGATGGGTTTGGATGTTCCTGCAAAACCCTGTTAAAATCCACAACATAAACCCTCAGGAAAATCTGGAGGGTGAAATCACTTTGAGTAACTGTGAATGGCTGGCACCTACACTGTTACAAAAACTTTGAGTCACCGAGAATGAAGGACCT contains:
- the FGFBP3 gene encoding fibroblast growth factor-binding protein 3 — encoded protein: MSPLRLRASLSLLLLLGGYLLEGAGRNQQAIGSAVESAPGPAGGSSGRFVSPERHACSWQLLPPAPGPAAGSELALRCQGPDGARHQCAYRGEPGRCPVYAASPSHYWKQVLGGLRRKRRPCHDPAPLKARLCAGKKGQGAELRLVPHASPFVSPTGAGFPRDPKLRARSRGQPRETARSPTVGAPPPSNAPPKGKPSEKKTKGGKRKAAWNPDEERSLGTRPDPDELDENTKLTETYCAEKWHSLCNFFVNFWNG